The Methanolacinia petrolearia DSM 11571 genome has a segment encoding these proteins:
- the phoU gene encoding phosphate signaling complex protein PhoU yields MSDKFQSDLKKLKEYTIEMGEFSITMFRDSLKALNDMDEKLANDVIGRKRKLAEYNNNIDEETLRVLTLYHPVASDIRFISCISQMNTSLYRLGRNGKDIAKLITILPNTPHLNVFKNICHMGDYVANMIADVLEAFRTGDISKILDLGKRDNYVDNLQETIFRESFTYMMEDSSNISRCIEYVMVSRYLERMGDHACLMGEKVYFMIEGKKIEFH; encoded by the coding sequence ATGAGCGATAAATTTCAGTCTGATTTGAAAAAATTAAAGGAATACACCATAGAGATGGGTGAATTCTCAATCACCATGTTCAGGGATTCACTTAAAGCATTAAACGACATGGACGAAAAGCTTGCAAACGACGTGATCGGGCGAAAGAGGAAGCTTGCAGAGTACAACAACAACATCGACGAGGAAACCCTGAGGGTTCTCACGCTCTACCATCCGGTCGCAAGCGATATCAGGTTCATATCGTGCATCTCGCAGATGAACACCTCGCTCTACAGGCTCGGGCGGAACGGGAAGGATATTGCCAAACTTATCACTATTCTCCCCAATACGCCGCACCTGAACGTGTTCAAAAATATCTGCCATATGGGCGATTATGTCGCCAATATGATAGCCGACGTCCTCGAGGCGTTCAGGACCGGCGATATCTCGAAGATCCTCGATCTCGGAAAGAGGGACAATTACGTCGACAATCTCCAAGAGACGATCTTCCGTGAGAGTTTTACGTATATGATGGAGGACAGCAGCAACATCTCCCGGTGCATCGAATATGTCATGGTCTCGAGATATCTCGAAAGGATGGGGGACCATGCATGCCTTATGGGAGAGAAGGTATATTTTATGATAGAAGGGAAGAAAATAGAGTTCCATTAA